In a genomic window of Candidatus Beckwithbacteria bacterium:
- a CDS encoding vitamin K epoxide reductase family protein, translated as MKLSVILCLIGILLASYLFYNYLAVIPSGLCNISQTVNCEAVTKGNLATLFGIPVSLVGLIGYILILYASLMKLLKLHLFMSTFGMLFCLRLTYLEIFMENVLCPVCLACQLVMLTLFIISLKLLRKPLPQSN; from the coding sequence ATGAAACTTTCCGTTATTCTTTGCCTCATTGGCATTCTGTTAGCCAGCTATTTATTTTACAACTATCTGGCAGTCATCCCTTCCGGTCTCTGCAACATCAGTCAAACCGTTAATTGTGAGGCCGTCACTAAAGGCAACCTGGCGACTCTTTTCGGCATTCCCGTCTCTTTAGTCGGCCTAATCGGCTATATTTTAATTCTCTACGCCTCTTTAATGAAGTTGCTCAAACTTCACTTGTTTATGAGCACGTTTGGCATGCTTTTTTGCCTGCGCCTAACTTATTTGGAAATATTTATGGAAAATGTCCTCTGCCCCGTCTGTCTTGCCTGCCAATTGGTTATGCTGACGCTCTTTATTATCTCACTTAAACTTCTCCGGAAACCTTTGCCGCAAAGTAATTGA
- a CDS encoding RNA-binding protein — translation MKLYVGNLDYTVTGDALAQLFGECGQVIQAVVISDRNTGRSKGFGFVEMADEDAKKAMQKFNEFDFQGRKLRVNEARPLQPRQDFRPRNH, via the coding sequence ATGAAGTTATACGTAGGCAATCTAGATTACACCGTTACTGGCGATGCGTTAGCGCAGTTGTTTGGTGAGTGTGGTCAAGTAATTCAAGCAGTAGTAATTTCTGACAGAAATACAGGCCGTTCAAAAGGTTTTGGTTTCGTAGAAATGGCTGACGAGGATGCAAAAAAAGCCATGCAAAAATTTAACGAATTTGACTTTCAAGGTAGAAAGTTAAGAGTTAATGAAGCTAGGCCGTTGCAGCCAAGACAAGATTTTCGACCCAGAAATCACTAA